Below is a window of Oryza brachyantha chromosome 10, ObraRS2, whole genome shotgun sequence DNA.
TTCATCATTGTCTTTTGTTTGTTGTGTTGATTGAAGTGAGTCATTACTCAATGCAGGTGAGCGGGTCACCGGTCGGGTCGGGTACGGGGATGGATTCCGACCCGCTTCTCAACTCGGGTCCGGGTACTGTGTtccctcaaaaaaaaactagggtCCGGGTATAGAAGTCAGGTGACTGGTTCGGGTACGTTCATGTCCAACCTGTTCCTGACCCGCCCTGTTGTCATCCCTAAGTCGGATGGTTGAGTCGTATGCatagaaattttcttttggaaaacCAAGCTCGTAAGTGCTAGTCTCATGGCTacacttttttaaaattgtcaAATGTTAGCCACTTCTTCCTAAATGGTTAGGATTGCTTTAAGAGTCACCTAGCCCTTTAAACCTTCTCATTAGTTCATTTGGTAGTTCATCACACTTGCTCTCTACTTCACATCACATGATCGTCCATCTAGATTTTTCTGCTTGTGATTAGTTTTCTCCAACAACGAGGTTCCCCTCTACCAACATTGGCCCAATGCCCTCCTCCCCTAAAGCCTATGATGACAACATCACTGTCTTGCTGTCACCCTGTCGTTGTGAAGGTCTACTCCGAATCACCACAACTTGAGCCTTAACTCCTGTCTCTTTTTTCTATCTCTCATCGTCCACCACATACCCTAATATTGTGATACCATCGCTATCTCTCATCGCCAAAGAAGATGTTGGCCTCAAGGTGGTGATGGGCGAAATACTCCTACACATGGATATACATTTAGTAAACTAAAGtcatttttaatgattttagTCACTCGACAAGCGATGATAATGACAACAGCGGCAATGTGTTCAAGTTGCCGCTTGGAGCATATCGGTTGTGTCCAGGATATGTGGCAGTAGATCTGGTGCGCCAATGGTGTGACCATGGCAACACGTTGGGGGATGATGCTAGGAGCTTGCAGGCTGCAGCAACAGCGACAACACAGAGGGGAATAGGGAGGTATGACCTCATAGGCGTGGGTACGAAGTCGCTCTCAATGACAACTTGGTAGCTTATACCTAGTGTTGGTAATCCATCTATGGTCAGCAACCATATGACAATGGTTGGGCGGTGGAATGGGCTATGGTATCTGAAGGGTTGATAGTTAACGAACCTTCTTTATAGGGAGTTCGTAGGCAATAACGATGGCATGGTGTTCTAGCTATGATAGCTCCATGTACATGCCAGTTTTGGGTATGGAGCTGGTAGGGAAACGTTAGCGAAAGCCTTGCCACACCATTGACTGACTTTGATGACGACGACACTCTTATGTTTTATTTCACATCTTAGAAGCGTTGTATGATATCTTTTTTCCTTCACACTGATCTTCAGGTAAAAACTTGCTCTGACTTTTGGACGAGTGACAACAGAGAATGATGTTGCATGTGTTGATTTAGAGAACCTTCTTAGTACATTAGAAGCCATTGGTGCAATTCTTCCTTGGCTTGGGGCTATTGATAGTCGTCATTGATTGTTCCTTATGTTTTGCAGCTATATTTGGACAACACCTGTCTTacaatttaattactttttgaTGATATCTTCCGATTCGGTTTGATTTTACTAGCAATGATGTGCACAAGCTCGAACGAACAAATCAATCTGGCACTAATTTTAGGCAGTCGGTTTTAGGCTTCATAAGTATACTAGGATTAcatgtaatttttaattttttttgccatctaTGCAATTTTGGTTTTGATTTTAATACCTATAATCATACATTTGTTTGGGGTTTTGAATCCATTCCCGacatacaaaataaaacaacttattagcgcataattaatttagtataggctaaaataattaattaaaatagattaacatatttattaaaaatacttttggaTCACCCACACTAACTTGGCTTTACATAGTAGAAGTCACCTTCAACTATTATACTATTTCATTCTTCATCTACTAACTTTTATACCTTTTCCTCACCTCGATcaatatttatactattttattactctacttactatattttttaacataatttatactaccgatatttttttaatttaaagaaATATTATGAGTCAAAGAGAGTATTCTGAAACTGCAAATTTTCATCATAGAAAGAACATATTTTTCACGGTTTATATTCGATGACCGGtagtcttatttaatatttttcctttattacAAGTAGCAGTACACTTGTCATCACGGCGATGGCACATATGAAAATGCCGCAGTAAGACGGAGTCCACCTCAGATCCCCTCGATCCCCGCCCGCCGCCTaatgccgccgccaccgccgcccccgcccccgccgctgggcgccggcgccggcggccggaggcGGTGGCAGCACCGCCTGAGCCCCACACTCGCACGGGACCGCTGCTACACCCGCGCCTTCCGCTCCGCGGGCCTCCGCCCCACCGCCGTGCCGCTCCCggacggcgccgtcgtccaCCTCTGGCTCCCGCCCCCCGCCCCCAcggtgccggcggcgccgccccaccccgtcctcctcctccacggctTCGGCGCGCGCGCCACCTGGCAGTGGGCGCCCTTCCTCCGCCCCCTCATCGCCGCGGGCCTCGCCCCGTACATCCCCGACCTCGTCTTCTTCGGCGActccgcctcccccgccggcgaccgcTCCCCGGCCTACCAGGCCgcctgcgtcgccgccgccattgcggCGCTCCCCGGCGCGCCGCAGCGGTACGCGGTCGTCGGAGTCAGCTACGGTGGCTTCGTGGCGTACCACCTCGCCCACGCGTTCCCTGCCGCGGTGGAGCGGCTCGTGCTGGTCGCGGCCGGGGTCTGCCTCGAGGaggccgacctcgccgcggGGCTCTTCGCCGTGGAGGATATCGCGGAGGCGGCCAGCCTGCTGCTGCCGCAGCGGCCGGAGGATCTGAGGAGGCTGGTCGGGCTCACCTtctgccggccgccgcggttCATGCCGTCCTGCTTCATCAGGGACTACATCAGGGTAGGTAATCCAGTGACTCGCTAACTAATTTTGCTGCTTTTGATTACCGCTGAAGTGTTGTGTGGTTGGATGCTGTGCACTTTAGATAGGGTGTTTGGGGTGCTAAAATGCCCAATTTGATTTGTGATCACTACCTTCTACGCTATAAATCGAAGAACATAGAGT
It encodes the following:
- the LOC102719330 gene encoding 2-hydroxy-6-oxononadienedioate/2-hydroxy-6-oxononatrienedioate hydrolase-like isoform X1, with translation MPPPPPPPPPPLGAGAGGRRRWQHRLSPTLARDRCYTRAFRSAGLRPTAVPLPDGAVVHLWLPPPAPTVPAAPPHPVLLLHGFGARATWQWAPFLRPLIAAGLAPYIPDLVFFGDSASPAGDRSPAYQAACVAAAIAALPGAPQRYAVVGVSYGGFVAYHLAHAFPAAVERLVLVAAGVCLEEADLAAGLFAVEDIAEAASLLLPQRPEDLRRLVGLTFCRPPRFMPSCFIRDYIRVMCTENVKEKTELLYALINGRKLSDLPKINQQTLIIWGEQDRVFPLELGLRLKRHLGDTSELVIVKNAGHAINREKPAELCRLIKNYIADPSVKYRDGHKGSWKNTIKRFAGSSLRKVDSTRPLL
- the LOC102719330 gene encoding 2-hydroxy-6-oxononadienedioate/2-hydroxy-6-oxononatrienedioate hydrolase-like isoform X2 — protein: MPPPPPPPPPPLGAGAGGRRRWQHRLSPTLARDRCYTRAFRSAGLRPTAVPLPDGAVVHLWLPPPAPTVPAAPPHPVLLLHGFGARATWQWAPFLRPLIAAGLAPYIPDLVFFGDSASPAGDRSPAYQAACVAAAIAALPGAPQRYAVVGVSYGGFVAYHLAHAFPAAVERLVLVAAGVCLEEADLAAGLFAVEDIAEAASLLLPQRPEDLRRLVGLTFCRPPRFMPSCFIRDYIRVMCTENVKEKTELLYALINGRKLSDLPKINQQTLIIWGEQDRVFPLELGLRLKRHLGDTSELVIVKNAGHAINREKPAELCRLIKNYIADPSVKYRDGHKAPITTPTSGLSK